DNA sequence from the Sinomonas terrae genome:
GGGGAAGGCCGCCGGCCAAATGGGGGGCCCAGAAATGGGCCGAAGCCAGCAAGTCTTCCAGGAGGGAAGGAACCATGAACGTCACGGTCTACACGAAGCCTGCGTGCGTGCAGTGCAATGCCACCTACCGTGCACTGGACAAGAAGGGCATTGCCTACCAGAGCGTTGACGTGACCCAGAACCCTGACGCGCTCGAGCGCCTCAAGGCCATGGGCTACATGCAGGCTCCCGTTGTCGTGACCGATGGTGGCCACTGGTCGGGCTTCCGTCCCGACAAGATCGAAGAGCTCGCCCAGACGGCGGACCCGTCCGCATCGGTGGCCTGACGCGCCGTCGTCCGTTTCTCTTGCAGGGGGTGCTGAGGTGACCTCTCTGGTCACGGCCGCGGCAGGCGCTGACGCGCCGGGCGCGCAGCCCGAGCCCCGCCTCGTCTCGAGCCGACTCATCTACTTCTCCTCTGTCTCCGGCAACACCCATCGCTTTGTGGGCAAGCTCGGCCTCGAGGCCGAACGGATCCCGCTCCACCCGACCGACCAGCCGCTCCGCGCGACGGAGCCGTTTGTCCTGGTCGTCCCGACGTATGGCGGGACCGGGGGCGCGGGTTCGGTGCCGAAGCAGGTCATCAGGTTCCTCAACGATCCGCAGAATCGGTCCCTCATCCGGGGGGTCATCGGCGCGGGCAACACGAATTTCGGGGACAACTACTGCGCAGCCGGTGACATCGTCGCCGTGAAGTGCAAAGTGCCCCACCTCTACCGATTCGAACTCATGGGAACGACGGACGACGTCGCCCGGGTCACCGAAGGATTGGACGCATTTTGGACACGACTGTCGCAGAACCGGCGCTAGCGGCTGTGGACGCTAAGGCCAAGGATTCGAAGGAATTGCCCGCGAAGTTCAAGGGCCTGGGCTACCACGAGCTCAATGCGATGCTGAATCTGTACGGGGACGACGGCAAGATCCAGTTCGAAGCCGATCGGTATGCAGCGCGCCAGTACTTCCTCGACCACGTCAACACCAACACGGTGTTCTTCCACGATCTGGACGAGAAGCTCGAGTACCTCGTCAAGCACGACTACTACGAGCGCGAGACGCTCGACCAGTACACGATGAACTTCATCCGCGAGCTGTTCAGCCGCGCGTACAAGAAGAAGTTCCGGTTCGAGACGTTCCTCGGTGCCTTCAAGTTCTACACGTCGTACACCCTCAAGACCTTCGACGGTAAGCGGTACCTCGAGCGCTACGAGGACCGCGTCTGCATGGTGGCGCTCCACCTCGCGCGCGGCGATGAGAAGCTCGCGACCCAGCTCGTCGAC
Encoded proteins:
- the nrdH gene encoding glutaredoxin-like protein NrdH, translating into MNVTVYTKPACVQCNATYRALDKKGIAYQSVDVTQNPDALERLKAMGYMQAPVVVTDGGHWSGFRPDKIEELAQTADPSASVA
- the nrdI gene encoding class Ib ribonucleoside-diphosphate reductase assembly flavoprotein NrdI, which encodes MYFSSVSGNTHRFVGKLGLEAERIPLHPTDQPLRATEPFVLVVPTYGGTGGAGSVPKQVIRFLNDPQNRSLIRGVIGAGNTNFGDNYCAAGDIVAVKCKVPHLYRFELMGTTDDVARVTEGLDAFWTRLSQNRR